A genomic stretch from Georgenia muralis includes:
- a CDS encoding TraM recognition domain-containing protein, which produces MSGPSSPRGGDELTNLGLILLVAAVAVAAVLRVAGTIAAHLSGIDPPVSGLAAGMRVLVTPGDPASALVTPGLNPALYWAVAGVLLTGLGATAWRAWRLVRHDATRAPRDPHRLPGTATRGDVTRAASTKALLARSRTLRPSLTRPVPSDVGYLLGSSQGKDVWASVEDSVLVLGPPRSGKGLHVVINAILDAPGAVITTSTRPDNLTATMRARERRGPVAVFDPQHLADGLPTGLRWSPVRGCENPLTAMIRATGFSSATGLSTGGVESGGFWEGKTRTALQALLHAAALGQCSPRDLFAWSLSPSAAADAVAILSSHPGSAPGWAESLESTIHSDPRTRDSIWMGVSLALACLADPRVMDAVSPGPGESFDPAKFLRDNGTMYLLSTGAGASASWSLVAAFIEDLVETTRALAAASPGARLDPPLLLALDEIGNLSPLPSLPVLMAEGGGTGITTMPVLQSLSQARARWGDHNASAIWDASIVKIVLGGASVAKDLQDVSALLGDRDEHTDTVSIGDHGNRSVQRSVRRIPVMPPETIRMLPFGTALVLLRSAPPLVTDLRAWTNRPDAAELATERSAVEQTLRRA; this is translated from the coding sequence ATGAGCGGCCCGTCCTCGCCCCGCGGCGGCGACGAGCTGACCAACCTCGGTCTCATCCTGCTCGTCGCCGCGGTCGCGGTCGCGGCCGTCCTGCGGGTGGCCGGCACGATCGCCGCGCACCTCTCGGGCATCGACCCACCGGTGTCGGGCCTCGCCGCCGGGATGAGGGTGCTCGTGACCCCGGGAGACCCCGCGTCCGCCCTCGTCACGCCGGGTCTGAACCCGGCGCTGTACTGGGCGGTGGCCGGCGTTCTCCTCACCGGACTCGGCGCGACGGCTTGGCGAGCGTGGCGGCTGGTCCGCCACGACGCCACCCGAGCCCCGCGCGACCCGCACCGGCTCCCCGGCACCGCTACCCGCGGCGACGTCACCAGGGCCGCCTCCACCAAAGCCCTGCTCGCCCGCTCCCGGACGCTGCGGCCCTCACTGACCAGACCTGTCCCGTCCGACGTCGGCTACCTGCTCGGGTCCTCCCAGGGCAAGGACGTGTGGGCATCGGTCGAAGACTCGGTGCTCGTGCTCGGCCCGCCTCGGTCGGGCAAGGGCCTGCACGTGGTGATCAACGCGATCCTCGACGCCCCAGGGGCCGTCATCACGACCTCGACCCGCCCGGACAACCTCACCGCCACGATGAGGGCGCGCGAGCGGCGCGGTCCGGTCGCTGTCTTCGACCCGCAGCACCTAGCCGACGGACTGCCCACCGGGCTGCGCTGGTCTCCCGTGCGCGGGTGCGAGAACCCCCTCACCGCGATGATCCGCGCCACCGGGTTCAGCTCAGCCACCGGGCTGTCCACCGGCGGGGTCGAGTCCGGCGGGTTCTGGGAGGGCAAGACCCGCACCGCGCTGCAAGCCCTCCTGCACGCCGCCGCCCTCGGGCAGTGCTCACCACGCGACCTGTTCGCCTGGTCCCTGTCCCCCTCGGCCGCCGCGGACGCCGTCGCCATCCTCTCCTCCCACCCCGGGTCCGCGCCCGGCTGGGCCGAGTCGCTCGAGTCCACCATCCACTCCGACCCCCGCACCAGGGACTCGATCTGGATGGGCGTCTCCCTCGCCCTGGCCTGCCTGGCCGACCCCCGCGTCATGGACGCCGTCTCCCCCGGACCCGGTGAGTCGTTCGACCCGGCCAAGTTCCTCCGCGACAACGGCACCATGTACCTGCTCTCCACCGGGGCCGGCGCCTCCGCATCCTGGTCCCTCGTCGCGGCATTCATCGAGGACCTCGTCGAGACCACCCGCGCCCTGGCCGCCGCCTCACCGGGTGCCCGGTTGGACCCACCGCTGCTCCTCGCGCTGGACGAGATCGGTAACCTCTCCCCCTTGCCGTCTCTCCCGGTGCTCATGGCTGAGGGCGGCGGCACGGGGATCACCACCATGCCGGTCCTGCAGTCCCTGTCCCAGGCCCGCGCCCGGTGGGGCGACCACAACGCCAGCGCCATCTGGGACGCCTCCATCGTCAAGATCGTCCTCGGCGGCGCGTCCGTCGCCAAAGACCTCCAGGACGTTTCCGCCCTCCTCGGCGACCGCGACGAGCACACCGACACCGTCTCCATCGGCGACCACGGCAACCGCTCCGTCCAGCGGTCCGTGCGCCGCATCCCCGTCATGCCCCCCGAGACCATCCGCATGCTCCCGTTCGGCACCGCCCTCGTGCTCCTGCGCTCCGCTCCCCCACTCGTCACCGACCTCCGCGCATGGACAAACCGCCCGGACGCGGCCGAGCTCGCCACCGAGCGTTCCGCAGTCGAGCAGACCCTACGTCGGGCCTAG
- a CDS encoding helix-turn-helix domain-containing protein — MSAMRSSKTTTVPSAALPANLVSLAVAAEHIGVHPKTLRRRIADGTLTGYRIGRMVRVDLDEVARCLITTITTTRTVA, encoded by the coding sequence ATGAGCGCCATGCGGTCCTCAAAGACGACCACCGTCCCAAGCGCCGCGCTTCCCGCCAACTTGGTCTCGTTGGCAGTCGCTGCCGAACACATCGGCGTCCACCCGAAGACGTTGCGCCGGCGGATCGCCGACGGCACTCTCACCGGCTATCGCATCGGCCGGATGGTCAGGGTGGACCTCGACGAGGTCGCCCGGTGCCTCATCACGACGATCACCACGACGCGCACAGTTGCGTGA
- a CDS encoding IS1380 family transposase: protein MKRIGSVRRLKVSADGEGVVSHAGLGMLRELAGYTGLVEALDDALADTYRGVPVHAPGRVLTDVAVAVADGADAITGIAVLGDRQDVFGPVASMSTAWRVLDRVDADHLGAVRAARAVAREKAWAAGAGPDLDGELCIDFDATITIAHSEKENAAATWKRTFGFHPLLAFLDRPEIAGGEALAGLLRAGNAGSNTAADHVTVLTMALQALPANARPRPGKTDGPRVLARSDSAGATHTFAAACRKAGVGFSFGFPVDFRIKDIVDAIPESAWYPAIETDGIREGAWVAEATDNIDLGRWPAGSRLILRKERPHPGAQLSFTDVDGMRITAFLTDTPPGVIPGQIAGLELRHRQHARVEDRIRQAKATGLRNLPCRAFNENQAWLEVVLMATDLIAWTKLIAFADNPALARCEIQAFRYRVLHVAARITRAARQVHLRIDKTWRWATEIATGWSRIRTALG from the coding sequence GTGAAGCGTATCGGGTCGGTTCGTCGGTTGAAGGTCAGCGCGGACGGTGAGGGCGTCGTGTCCCACGCCGGGCTGGGGATGCTGCGGGAGCTGGCCGGGTACACCGGTCTGGTCGAGGCGCTCGACGACGCGCTGGCGGACACCTACCGCGGGGTGCCGGTCCACGCACCGGGGCGTGTCCTGACCGACGTCGCGGTCGCGGTCGCCGACGGCGCGGACGCGATCACCGGCATCGCGGTTCTGGGCGACCGGCAGGACGTGTTCGGCCCGGTTGCCTCGATGTCGACCGCCTGGCGGGTGCTGGATCGGGTCGACGCCGACCACCTCGGCGCGGTGCGCGCCGCGAGGGCGGTGGCCCGGGAGAAGGCGTGGGCGGCCGGCGCAGGGCCGGACCTGGACGGTGAGCTGTGCATCGACTTCGACGCCACGATCACGATCGCCCACAGTGAGAAGGAGAACGCGGCCGCGACGTGGAAGCGCACGTTCGGGTTCCATCCATTGCTCGCGTTCCTCGATCGCCCGGAGATCGCCGGCGGGGAGGCCCTGGCCGGGCTGCTCCGGGCCGGTAACGCCGGGTCGAACACCGCCGCGGACCACGTCACCGTCTTGACCATGGCACTTCAGGCGCTGCCGGCGAACGCCCGGCCCCGGCCCGGGAAGACCGATGGCCCGCGGGTGCTGGCCCGCTCGGACTCCGCCGGCGCCACGCACACCTTCGCCGCCGCGTGCCGCAAGGCCGGGGTGGGGTTCTCCTTCGGGTTCCCGGTCGACTTTCGCATCAAGGACATCGTCGACGCCATCCCGGAGAGTGCGTGGTACCCGGCGATCGAGACCGACGGGATACGCGAGGGCGCCTGGGTCGCCGAGGCCACCGACAACATCGACCTCGGCCGGTGGCCGGCCGGGTCGCGGTTGATCCTGCGCAAGGAACGCCCTCATCCCGGCGCGCAGCTGAGCTTCACCGATGTCGACGGCATGCGGATCACCGCATTCTTGACCGACACGCCACCGGGCGTGATCCCAGGGCAGATCGCCGGGCTCGAGCTGCGCCACCGTCAGCACGCCCGCGTCGAGGACCGGATCCGCCAGGCCAAGGCCACCGGACTTCGAAACCTGCCGTGCCGAGCCTTCAACGAGAACCAGGCATGGCTCGAGGTCGTCCTGATGGCCACCGACCTGATCGCCTGGACCAAGCTCATTGCCTTCGCCGACAACCCCGCCCTCGCACGCTGCGAGATCCAGGCCTTCCGCTACCGCGTCCTACACGTCGCCGCCCGCATCACTCGAGCCGCCCGACAAGTCCATCTACGGATCGACAAGACCTGGCGCTGGGCCACCGAGATCGCCACCGGCTGGAGCCGGATACGTACCGCCCTCGGCTGA
- a CDS encoding tyrosine-type recombinase/integrase has product MAAGSRRGFGNTERRKNAKTGKTTGWRARYRGPDLGRYHRSFTTKIDAEAWLYAEEALIARGEWVPPDQRVARVTVTLNEYVGANIKIRKLAPRTREEYETYVERFLTHDELGGKSLRAISARDITAWYSRLQEHTGTTMSARVYGFVSSVFNAAVRDRLVDHNPCTIRGASEAPRRSKKTIATPEEIAEALLHLDKRYRAMILLAAWSGLRSGEFRNLRRRNVDLVGRRVVVDEQVQNLRGQGKVVRGVKTEAGARIVHLPASVIGVLETHMSEFSQAGPDGLVFPSRIGTPISQSVLHKVWNEARQAIGRPDLRIHDLRATAATQAARTGATIAELQARLGHTTPNAAMKYQAAVAARDAHIAVALDDFITLPVDLTAAKKRTPAPDARKGSRRKATGGKRST; this is encoded by the coding sequence CACCGGAGCTTCACGACCAAGATCGACGCCGAGGCGTGGCTGTACGCCGAGGAGGCGCTGATCGCGCGGGGGGAGTGGGTCCCGCCCGACCAGCGCGTGGCGCGTGTCACCGTCACCCTCAACGAGTACGTCGGGGCCAACATAAAGATCCGCAAGCTCGCCCCCCGCACCCGCGAGGAGTACGAGACCTACGTCGAGAGATTCCTTACTCATGACGAGCTCGGCGGGAAGTCGCTCAGGGCGATCTCCGCCCGCGACATCACCGCCTGGTACAGCCGACTGCAGGAGCACACCGGAACGACCATGAGCGCGCGGGTGTACGGGTTCGTGTCTTCGGTCTTCAACGCCGCAGTGCGTGACCGGCTCGTCGACCACAACCCGTGCACCATCCGTGGCGCCTCCGAAGCGCCACGCCGGTCGAAGAAGACCATCGCTACGCCCGAGGAGATCGCTGAGGCGCTGCTTCACCTCGACAAGAGGTACCGGGCCATGATCCTGCTGGCGGCCTGGTCGGGCCTGCGCTCCGGGGAGTTCCGCAACCTGCGTCGCCGGAACGTCGACCTGGTCGGGCGCAGGGTCGTCGTCGATGAGCAGGTCCAGAACCTGCGCGGCCAGGGCAAGGTCGTGCGCGGGGTCAAGACCGAGGCCGGTGCGCGGATCGTGCATCTACCGGCCTCGGTGATCGGGGTTCTCGAGACGCACATGAGCGAGTTCTCCCAGGCCGGTCCCGACGGCCTGGTCTTCCCCTCCCGCATCGGCACACCGATCTCTCAATCGGTGCTTCACAAGGTCTGGAACGAGGCACGACAGGCGATCGGCAGGCCAGACCTGCGCATCCACGACCTGCGTGCGACCGCGGCGACCCAGGCGGCCCGAACGGGCGCGACGATCGCTGAGCTGCAGGCCCGCCTCGGGCACACCACCCCGAACGCGGCCATGAAGTACCAGGCGGCCGTCGCGGCACGCGACGCTCACATCGCCGTCGCGCTGGACGACTTCATCACGCTGCCGGTCGACCTGACGGCGGCGAAGAAGAGAACGCCCGCTCCCGACGCCCGCAAGGGCTCCCGGCGGAAAGCCACCGGCGGCAAACGGTCCACGTGA